The DNA sequence GAAATCATTGTAAGAACCGCATGGAGACATGTTCCTGTAAAGAATGTGCCGATCAAAGTTTTATATGATCCGGCAGAACGGGTTTCACATTTCAGACCTTTTAAAGATTTTACGAGAATAAGTATTTTGAATACGATTCTGGTAACAATCACCCTATTTTATATTATTCCGAGAAATTTTCTGAATAATTTCAAAAAAAAAAGCTTTAAAAAATTCATACAGGAAGATGTCTTAGAAAGTGACGGAAGTAATCGTACTAAAGCATTTTCTATAGCTTTGGGAGTGTTTATAGGACTTTCGCCTTTCTGGGGATTTCAGACGCTTTTAGTGATCAGTTTATCTGTACTTTTTAAACTCAATAAAGTACTTGCATTTGTAGCCTCCAATGTGAGCCTTCCTCCTTTTATTCCTTTTATTATTGCAGCTTCTCTGTTTCTGGGAGCACCATTTGTAAGTGGTGACAGCGATATTTTAAGCCAGGATTTAAATTTTGAACTGATAAAAAATAATTTGGTTCAATATATCATCGGCAGTTTTATCTTAAGCACTTCACTTTCTGCTCTTGCCGGAGTGGCATCTTTTCTATTTTTGAATAAAGTGAGCCCTGAAAACAATTAAAAAAGCCCGGAACAAAATTCCAGGCTTATCACAATTATTTACTATAATTTCTTATTTAGAAACAATAATCTTTTGAGAATAATCAATTGAGTCATTGCTTACTTTCACTATATAAGCACCATTGATTAGTTTTTCTGCGCTGATGGTATTCTGCTTATTAAGATTAACGTTTTCCTGCGAAATTAGTTTTCCTGTAAAATCATAAATAGAAACCGTAGTAATTCCTGATAATTTCATATCGGATGGAGTTTTTATCGTAAATTCATTTCTTACAGGATTTGGATAGATGGATATTCCTTTAGAATTGTTGACTTCTTTTACGGCTAATGCCAAACATTCTGCAGGAACAGTAAAATCTTCCACTTGATCGCTTATGTCTGCCAAAGGTTGATTGGCACCGAATTCCAGCCCGTTAAGAGCTCCCGCAGAAGCATTTACTCCCAGTCCTCGTTTAGCGAAAGTAGTCCAGATCATACATTTATTTTGTCCTCCCGTAGATGCCTGATCAGCAGCAAGAATTGCATCTCTTCCCTGTACAAAAGTAGGATTACATGGCTGTAATTTAAGAGCATCCATTACCAACTGTAAAACTTTTGCGCTTCCGCTGTTAGGGTCAGCAAGAACATTACTGTTATATCCATATTTATCCACATACTTCCAGTTAAGGTCCCAAAGCATACTTGCCCAGATAAAACCAATACTGTGAACATCCGGCACTGTAACAGGAATTCCTGAAATACTTGTGCTTATTTTCATTCCATTTGTGCGTCCATAGGTATAATCATTAATGGCAAAATCCGGTGAATATTTTGCAGGTCTTATTCCTCCACCAGTGGTAGTTTGTCCTGAAACATAGCTTCCTACTCCTCTGGCCATAGCAGAAGTATCCCCAGGTCTGATTGTCATCATCAAAGCAAAGAAATCAGACCACCCTTCTCCCATTTGTTCATTAGACGAAATATAAGATAAACAAGAGCTACCTGTTCCTGTAAGTCGGTTAGAAATACCATGTCCATATTCGTGACTGATTACTCCATTATCTAAACTCGCATCTTTATAAACCGCAGTCGTTTTGATGGTTGCATTTCCAACAGTACCGTTCGTCAACTCATTCACTAGAAACTGACCTTCTGACATGCCCACCATAATGGTAGGAATTGTGATTGTAGCATCAGTTCCTCCCATTCCTACAGGTGTGTTACTTGATGGGTGATATTGTATAACCCCTACTGCTCCTGCATTCTGTAAATTCTTTGTTTTGACAGCAAAACCACATCCTGCAGCATTTACTACTGCAATCTTTCCTGTTAGACTTCCGGCCGTAACTGCAGTACATGCATCAGCTGGGGTTGAAAGAGCAAGATCTCCTGTTACTGGAGGATTACCCATAATCTGAGGACCAAAATTAGCAGTAGTAGCCATTGGCGCTCTGGCAGTATAATTGGATGGCGAGTTATAATAAAGATATCTTACGTTTCCAGCTGGTGAGAAAAGGAACATCTGCATTCTTCCGCTTGTTCCATCAACCCCTGGGTTAAAGTTGGCATTATTAAGACCACTTCCATCCCTTGATTCTGCAAGAACAGGATCGTTACCTGCACCTCCGTTTCCAAAATTGTTTACCTGATAATTCCTTGCAGATTCCGTAAATCCGAATTTATAGAATACATCATGCATTTTATTCGAATTGTAGAATAAATTGGTTACAGCTGCTGAAGTATAAGTAGTGTGGGCGGCTGTTACATCTAGAGGAAAATCAAATGCTCTGTTTGCCCCTCCATCAGGAGAGAACTGTGGTGTATTAGTAGCATTCTCATCAGTATATGCAAAGGCATTATTCCCTCTTGTTATTGTATAATGGTTGGTACCGTCAGAATGCCAACCTTCCGGTGAAGCTGTCAGATCCCACGGATTTGTTAATAATGTTCTTGCACCAAATGTAGGCGCTTCTGTAGGAAATGCAAACACATTATAAGATGCATTATCCGGTACTAATACGAAATTGGCAGGGTTCTGCTGATTTGGAGCAGTTATATTGGCAGGAAAAACTGTCGAAATATTTTGTTGGGCTGATCCTGTATGATGATCGAAGGATTCATCGTGAAAACTACATGATAAAGTGGTATTTTCCTGGTATAAAATAGTGCCATCCTCTGCACTTACAATGGTATTCCAGACATTACCCGTTCCTTTTTCTTCAACAAAAAACTGATAACCAAGGATCAGCTCCCCACTTTTTGCAAAGTAAACAGTATTAGCCACTATCGGGCTTTCTTTTCCATCTATATTCTTTACTGAAGATAAGCCATTCAATTTTGTAACAGTTTCGGCTACTAATGCAGCTTTTCTGCTATTTTCTTTTCCTTTAACAGCGGTAGGATAAGTTTTAATAAAAGTATCAGTAAAACTCAATACTTTCCCATCTCTGATCAAAACATTGGCAGAACTTCCAAAAACAGGAATATCATTAATCGTTTGCTGTATCCCTACAACCTCCCCTTTTAAGCTTACTGAAGGATCTACATTAATGATTTTAAATGCTTTCAGTTCTGGGTTTACTCTCTGAAATGATCCTTGAGCAGAATTAACATAATCCTTAATTGTTTGTTCATATTTTTGTGCAGATATTACACCTGCGCTTAAAAGTGAACAAAACAACAGCAGCTTAACACTAAGTCGAATTTTTTTCATTTAGATTACTTTTTTAACAAATATTAATAGATTTAATAGTTAGTAGGAAAATAATCTGAAATGTTACATAATTACACAGGACTTATTTAAAATACATGTATCACACTAAATAAATGTATTTATTTAGTTTAAATTCCATAAAAAAAAGAAAATAAATTATTTCAGGATAGACTGTACAAGATCTTTCAAAAACTGTTCATCAACTTTTCCTTTTGTTTCATAATCTTTTGGAGATGGTTTTCCGGAACCTGCTATGAATAAGTGGCTTAAAGTTGGGTACAATTTAAACACTGCTGTTTTATCATTTTTCAATGTTTCTTTCCAAAGGTTGAAATCTTTCTCGGTGACCTGGTAATCTCTTCCGCCTTGTGCAAAAAACATGGGAACTTTTACTTTTTTAACCTCATTAAGCTGATTGTAGTCTTTTAAATATTTCCAATAGGCAGCAGATTGTCCCAACGGGAGTTCTGATGTCGGTGAACTTAAACTGAATTGAGATGAATTTAAATAAGCTACCTGTTTTTTTACTTCCTGAACAACTTCAGCAGGAACTTTGGCCGGATCTATGGAATGAAGATAATCATACTGTTCTATCAACAAATCCTGTAGCGGTCTGGCATTACCCGCCATGAAAACATATTTTGAAACCTGAGCTTCCTCAGCAATTTCAGGCATCAAATAAGCTCCCTGGCTATGCCCTAGAATAATGATCTGATACCCTTTATAATCTACACTGCTTTTAAAATATTGAGCAACATTTACTGCATCATTGATGGTTTCCTCCTCTACAGTAGACTTTTCGTTGAATGCTTCCGGATAAGTATATGTTCTTTTATCATATCTGTAGGAAGCAATTCCGTTGTTTAAAAGGTATTCCGCAATATCTTTAAATGGTTTATTTTCGCCCACTGTTTCATCCCTGTCATGCGCTCCTGAACCATGAACAAAAATGACTAACTTTTTTTTATCGTTGGAAGAAGTAGGAATCAATAGAGTTCCATTCAATTCCAGGGCATCGCTTTTTATTTTTAATGTGGTCTTTTCATCCCGCTTTTCAAATGGTTTATGGGGAACTAAAAAGAAACCGAACATTTTATTATTTTCTCCAAAGGTAAGCTGGACATCCAGTTTGGCCTTTTCAAACTCTGAATAATAATAGTAGATATTCCCTTCATTGTTCACTTCAAGAACTGTTTTAAAACTTCCAATCTGTCCCTGGAGCTGTTCTGTAACAGCCTTAAGCTGATCTACCGGAATCTGCCCCGCTATGGAAGGATCAAAATAAGAATGTGCCTTTTCAATATTTTTATCTACCAATAACGTTTTGATGAAAGTATTTCCGATCTCTTTTCTGTCCTGAGAAAAGGATAATAGAAAACATACG is a window from the Chryseobacterium indologenes genome containing:
- a CDS encoding DUF2062 domain-containing protein; the encoded protein is MSLAEVQNAISEKKICVLIPTYNNEKTLNRVIDGVLNYTGSIIVVNDGSTDSTPEILTQYPQITIISLPENKGKGNALKTGFRTAKKAGYDYAITIDSDGQHYPDDIPVFVEALLQEKEEVLLIGNRNMSQDGIPKKSSFGNRFSNFWFWFETGIKLEDTQSGYRLYPLHKIPKKYFTPKFEFEIEIIVRTAWRHVPVKNVPIKVLYDPAERVSHFRPFKDFTRISILNTILVTITLFYIIPRNFLNNFKKKSFKKFIQEDVLESDGSNRTKAFSIALGVFIGLSPFWGFQTLLVISLSVLFKLNKVLAFVASNVSLPPFIPFIIAASLFLGAPFVSGDSDILSQDLNFELIKNNLVQYIIGSFILSTSLSALAGVASFLFLNKVSPENN
- a CDS encoding T9SS-dependent M36 family metallopeptidase encodes the protein MKKIRLSVKLLLFCSLLSAGVISAQKYEQTIKDYVNSAQGSFQRVNPELKAFKIINVDPSVSLKGEVVGIQQTINDIPVFGSSANVLIRDGKVLSFTDTFIKTYPTAVKGKENSRKAALVAETVTKLNGLSSVKNIDGKESPIVANTVYFAKSGELILGYQFFVEEKGTGNVWNTIVSAEDGTILYQENTTLSCSFHDESFDHHTGSAQQNISTVFPANITAPNQQNPANFVLVPDNASYNVFAFPTEAPTFGARTLLTNPWDLTASPEGWHSDGTNHYTITRGNNAFAYTDENATNTPQFSPDGGANRAFDFPLDVTAAHTTYTSAAVTNLFYNSNKMHDVFYKFGFTESARNYQVNNFGNGGAGNDPVLAESRDGSGLNNANFNPGVDGTSGRMQMFLFSPAGNVRYLYYNSPSNYTARAPMATTANFGPQIMGNPPVTGDLALSTPADACTAVTAGSLTGKIAVVNAAGCGFAVKTKNLQNAGAVGVIQYHPSSNTPVGMGGTDATITIPTIMVGMSEGQFLVNELTNGTVGNATIKTTAVYKDASLDNGVISHEYGHGISNRLTGTGSSCLSYISSNEQMGEGWSDFFALMMTIRPGDTSAMARGVGSYVSGQTTTGGGIRPAKYSPDFAINDYTYGRTNGMKISTSISGIPVTVPDVHSIGFIWASMLWDLNWKYVDKYGYNSNVLADPNSGSAKVLQLVMDALKLQPCNPTFVQGRDAILAADQASTGGQNKCMIWTTFAKRGLGVNASAGALNGLEFGANQPLADISDQVEDFTVPAECLALAVKEVNNSKGISIYPNPVRNEFTIKTPSDMKLSGITTVSIYDFTGKLISQENVNLNKQNTISAEKLINGAYIVKVSNDSIDYSQKIIVSK
- a CDS encoding alpha/beta hydrolase: MKKLLTLCFTVCFLLSFSQDRKEIGNTFIKTLLVDKNIEKAHSYFDPSIAGQIPVDQLKAVTEQLQGQIGSFKTVLEVNNEGNIYYYYSEFEKAKLDVQLTFGENNKMFGFFLVPHKPFEKRDEKTTLKIKSDALELNGTLLIPTSSNDKKKLVIFVHGSGAHDRDETVGENKPFKDIAEYLLNNGIASYRYDKRTYTYPEAFNEKSTVEEETINDAVNVAQYFKSSVDYKGYQIIILGHSQGAYLMPEIAEEAQVSKYVFMAGNARPLQDLLIEQYDYLHSIDPAKVPAEVVQEVKKQVAYLNSSQFSLSSPTSELPLGQSAAYWKYLKDYNQLNEVKKVKVPMFFAQGGRDYQVTEKDFNLWKETLKNDKTAVFKLYPTLSHLFIAGSGKPSPKDYETKGKVDEQFLKDLVQSILK